In Bacillus cereus ATCC 14579, a single window of DNA contains:
- the spoVB gene encoding stage V sporulation protein B: MTRQSFLKGAFILMIAGFITKILGFINRIVMARILGEEGVGLYMMAVPTFILAITLTQIGLPVAIAKFVAEAEAVNDKQRVKKILTVSLAVTSVISIILTIGIMFLTPILAKTLLTDERTYYPLMAILPVVPVIAVSSVLRGYFQGKQNMKPSAYAQVLEQVVRITIIAICIQLFLPYGIEYAAAGAMLSAVLGEVASLLFLLTLFQREKHLSIRSGFFTTVKESKGTFYSLMDIALPTTGSRLIGSVSYFFEPIVVMQSLAIAGVAASVATQQYGILNGYAFPLLSLPAFITYALSTALVPSISEAMAKRQHKLVEHRLQQALRISLITGGWSVVILYVFASPVLTLMYGSDSATAFIQLLAPCFLFHYFQSPLTSVLQALNLARAAMMNTFIGAIVKLIVIFVLASRPEFQMMGVALAIAANIVTVTFLHYATVLKKITFTIYAKDYIFGGLAIGIAGAFGFYLHKYIIFSHSLGIQTLWEITLTTIVYIVLLFTFKLIRKEELSRLPIIRKLSFLK; encoded by the coding sequence ATGACGAGACAAAGCTTTTTAAAAGGCGCATTTATTTTAATGATAGCCGGCTTTATTACAAAAATACTCGGCTTTATCAACCGCATAGTAATGGCACGTATTTTAGGAGAAGAAGGCGTTGGTCTTTATATGATGGCCGTTCCTACATTCATTTTAGCAATTACATTGACACAAATTGGTCTTCCTGTCGCAATCGCAAAATTTGTAGCAGAAGCGGAAGCTGTGAACGATAAACAAAGAGTTAAAAAAATATTAACCGTATCACTAGCTGTTACATCCGTTATTAGTATCATTTTAACAATCGGAATTATGTTCCTCACACCTATTTTAGCAAAAACATTATTAACCGACGAAAGAACCTACTATCCATTAATGGCCATTTTGCCCGTTGTTCCTGTTATTGCTGTTTCTTCTGTTTTGCGTGGTTACTTTCAGGGGAAACAAAACATGAAACCTAGCGCTTATGCGCAAGTTCTAGAACAAGTCGTCCGCATTACCATTATCGCTATATGCATTCAATTATTTTTACCTTACGGCATAGAATATGCTGCAGCCGGCGCTATGTTATCAGCTGTTCTCGGTGAAGTTGCATCCTTATTATTTTTACTCACGTTATTTCAGCGAGAAAAACATTTATCAATACGCTCTGGATTTTTCACTACTGTAAAGGAAAGCAAAGGGACATTTTATTCTCTGATGGATATTGCCCTTCCAACTACAGGAAGTCGTTTAATCGGCTCCGTTTCATATTTTTTTGAACCTATTGTCGTTATGCAAAGCTTAGCAATCGCTGGTGTCGCTGCTTCTGTTGCAACCCAGCAATACGGTATATTAAACGGTTATGCATTCCCGCTCCTATCACTACCCGCCTTTATTACATACGCTCTCTCTACAGCGCTCGTTCCTTCTATTAGTGAAGCAATGGCAAAAAGACAACATAAATTAGTAGAGCACCGTTTACAACAAGCACTTCGAATTTCATTAATTACCGGCGGATGGTCTGTCGTTATATTATACGTATTCGCTTCTCCTGTTTTAACTCTTATGTATGGATCAGACAGCGCAACAGCATTCATTCAACTTCTTGCGCCTTGTTTTTTATTTCATTATTTCCAAAGTCCACTTACCTCTGTTTTGCAAGCTTTAAACTTAGCAAGAGCCGCAATGATGAATACATTTATTGGTGCCATCGTGAAATTAATCGTTATTTTTGTACTAGCATCAAGGCCAGAGTTTCAAATGATGGGGGTTGCACTTGCTATTGCTGCAAATATTGTAACAGTAACATTTCTTCACTACGCTACTGTTTTAAAAAAGATTACATTTACCATTTACGCAAAAGACTATATTTTCGGCGGACTTGCCATCGGTATCGCAGGCGCCTTCGGTTTTTATCTTCATAAATATATTATTTTCTCTCATTCCCTTGGCATACAAACATTATGGGAAATCACTTTAACAACAATTGTTTATATCGTACTTCTCTTCACTTTCAAACTCATTCGAAAAGAAGAGTTAAGTCGTCTCCCTATCATTCGTAAGCTTTCATTTTTGAAATAA
- a CDS encoding DUF421 domain-containing protein, which produces MEWISVIGRTMLLYIIILIIFRLMGKREIGELSVLDLVVFIMLGEMAVVAIENTDKSLLHQLVPMTFLMCIQIILSVISLKFQRFRHLIEGEPAIIINAGKIDEKKMRNHRYNIDDLMMQLREQGVGDIRDVEYAILEPSGKLSVFQKQKNKQDTLQFTLPLIIDGEIQSSHLQMIEHTDEWLIEKLKNLGYNDITQILYCSFQNGQFFVDVKEN; this is translated from the coding sequence ATGGAATGGATATCGGTAATTGGACGGACAATGCTTTTGTATATCATCATCTTAATTATTTTTCGTCTTATGGGTAAACGTGAGATAGGAGAGCTAAGTGTATTAGATTTAGTCGTATTTATTATGCTTGGAGAAATGGCTGTAGTAGCAATTGAAAATACCGATAAATCACTTTTGCATCAATTAGTTCCGATGACTTTTCTTATGTGCATACAAATCATTTTGTCAGTCATTTCATTAAAGTTTCAACGATTTCGGCATTTAATAGAAGGTGAACCAGCAATTATTATTAATGCGGGAAAGATTGATGAAAAAAAGATGAGAAACCACCGATATAATATTGATGATTTAATGATGCAATTAAGGGAACAAGGAGTTGGAGATATTCGGGATGTAGAATATGCTATTTTGGAACCGTCTGGGAAGTTATCTGTCTTTCAAAAACAAAAAAATAAACAAGATACATTGCAGTTTACGCTTCCTCTTATTATTGATGGAGAAATTCAATCTAGTCATTTACAAATGATTGAGCATACAGATGAATGGCTTATTGAGAAATTAAAAAACTTAGGTTATAACGATATAACACAAATTTTATACTGTAGTTTTCAAAATGGACAATTTTTTGTTGATGTAAAAGAAAATTAG
- a CDS encoding TIGR04086 family membrane protein: protein MDGTKKLSTAIGFGIVTLLILASITSMIMALLLKFTNINEGTLTVTIFILALLSMLMSGFTAGKKAQGKGWLVGFTTGLTFTILVFLVNYLGFSQTLSNSQLLYQLALMGASTLGGIFGVNMSKQSN from the coding sequence ATGGATGGAACGAAAAAATTATCAACTGCAATTGGCTTCGGTATTGTTACGCTACTAATTCTCGCATCTATTACTAGTATGATTATGGCTCTTTTATTAAAGTTTACGAATATAAATGAAGGGACATTAACCGTTACTATTTTTATACTCGCTCTTTTATCTATGCTTATGTCTGGATTTACTGCCGGCAAAAAGGCTCAAGGAAAAGGTTGGCTAGTAGGTTTCACAACAGGGCTCACGTTCACTATACTCGTCTTTCTAGTTAACTATTTAGGCTTTTCTCAAACCTTATCGAACTCACAATTACTATATCAATTAGCATTAATGGGGGCGAGTACACTCGGTGGTATTTTCGGTGTAAATATGTCAAAGCAAAGTAACTAA
- the yajC gene encoding preprotein translocase subunit YajC, whose translation MNAGMMNIVMIVAMFAIFYFLLIRPQQKRQKAVAQMQSELAKGDAIVTIGGLHGTIESVDETKIVIKSGGSHLTFDRNAIREVVKN comes from the coding sequence ATGAATGCAGGTATGATGAATATCGTTATGATCGTTGCGATGTTTGCGATTTTCTATTTCTTATTAATTCGCCCGCAACAAAAACGTCAAAAAGCAGTTGCTCAAATGCAAAGTGAGTTAGCAAAAGGTGATGCTATCGTAACAATCGGTGGTTTACACGGTACAATCGAATCAGTAGATGAGACAAAAATCGTTATTAAATCTGGTGGTTCACACTTAACTTTCGATCGCAATGCGATTCGTGAAGTTGTGAAAAACTAA
- the tgt gene encoding tRNA guanosine(34) transglycosylase Tgt codes for MTAIRYEFIKTCKQTGARLGRVHTPHGSFDTPTFMPVGTLATVKTMSPEELKAMDSGIILSNTYHLWLRPGHEIIREAGGLHKFMNWDRAILTDSGGFQVFSLSDFRRIEEEGVHFRNHLNGDKLFLSPEKAMEIQNALGSDIMMAFDECPPFPATFEYMKKSVERTSRWAERCLKAHERPQDQGLFGIVQGGEYEELRRQSAKDLVSMDFPGYAVGGLSVGEPKDIMNRVLEFTTPLLPDNKPRYLMGVGSPDSLIDGAIRGIDMFDCVLPTRIARNGTCMTSEGRLVVKNAKFARDFGPLDPNCDCYTCKNYSRAYIRHLMKCDETFGIRLTSYHNLHFLLNLMEQVRQAIREDRLGDFREEFFEQYGFNKPNAKNF; via the coding sequence ATGACAGCAATTCGTTATGAATTTATTAAGACATGTAAACAAACGGGTGCCCGTTTAGGTCGTGTGCATACGCCGCACGGTTCATTTGATACACCAACATTTATGCCAGTTGGTACACTTGCAACAGTTAAGACAATGTCACCAGAAGAATTAAAAGCAATGGATTCTGGCATTATTTTAAGTAATACGTATCATTTATGGCTACGTCCAGGTCATGAAATTATTCGTGAAGCAGGCGGCTTGCATAAATTTATGAACTGGGATCGTGCAATCTTAACAGACTCTGGTGGTTTCCAAGTATTCAGTTTAAGTGACTTCCGTCGTATTGAAGAGGAAGGCGTTCACTTCCGTAATCACTTAAATGGAGATAAATTATTCTTATCACCAGAAAAAGCGATGGAAATCCAAAATGCATTAGGTTCAGATATTATGATGGCATTTGATGAGTGTCCACCATTCCCAGCTACTTTTGAATATATGAAGAAATCTGTAGAGCGTACGAGCCGCTGGGCAGAACGTTGCTTAAAAGCGCATGAACGTCCGCAAGATCAAGGTTTATTCGGTATTGTACAGGGCGGGGAGTACGAAGAGCTTCGTCGTCAAAGTGCGAAAGATCTTGTTTCAATGGACTTCCCTGGTTACGCTGTAGGTGGTTTATCTGTTGGTGAACCGAAAGATATTATGAACCGTGTTCTTGAGTTTACAACACCACTTCTTCCAGATAATAAGCCTCGTTACTTAATGGGTGTAGGTTCTCCTGACTCGTTAATCGATGGCGCAATTCGTGGTATTGATATGTTTGACTGTGTACTTCCAACTCGTATCGCTCGAAATGGTACATGTATGACAAGTGAAGGTCGCCTTGTTGTAAAAAATGCGAAATTCGCAAGAGACTTCGGTCCGCTTGATCCAAACTGTGATTGCTACACATGTAAAAACTACTCACGTGCGTACATTCGTCACTTAATGAAATGTGATGAAACGTTCGGAATTCGTTTAACGTCTTATCACAACCTTCATTTTCTGTTAAACTTAATGGAGCAGGTGAGACAAGCTATTCGTGAAGACCGTCTTGGCGATTTCCGCGAAGAGTTCTTTGAACAGTATGGCTTTAATAAACCGAATGCTAAAAACTTCTAA
- the queA gene encoding tRNA preQ1(34) S-adenosylmethionine ribosyltransferase-isomerase QueA — protein sequence MDINLFDFHLPEELIAQVPLEDRETSRLMVLDRETGDIEHKHFTDILSYLHEGDCLVLNETKVMPARLHGVKEDTGAHIEVLLLKQEEGDKWETLVKPAKRVKEGTVISFGEGKLKATCTGTADQGGRQLEFSYDGIFYEILDELGEMPLPPYIKETLEDRDRYQTVYAKEIGSAAAPTAGLHFTEELLEKLKQKGVQLAFITLHVGLGTFRPVSADTIEEHHMHAEYYHMSEETAALLNRVKQNGGRIITVGTTSTRTLETIATDHDGKLCAASGWTDIFMYPGYEFKAIDGLITNFHLPKSTLIMLVSAFANRDNVLHAYNEAVKEKYRFFSFGDAMFVASHAKMRNK from the coding sequence ATGGATATAAATCTGTTTGATTTTCATTTACCAGAAGAACTTATTGCACAAGTCCCGTTAGAAGATCGTGAAACATCAAGATTAATGGTGTTAGACCGTGAAACAGGTGATATTGAGCATAAACATTTTACGGATATTCTTTCTTACTTACATGAGGGGGATTGCTTAGTTTTAAATGAAACGAAAGTTATGCCTGCTCGTTTGCACGGTGTGAAAGAAGATACAGGCGCGCACATTGAAGTACTTCTTTTAAAACAAGAAGAAGGTGATAAGTGGGAAACGCTTGTAAAGCCAGCGAAACGTGTAAAAGAAGGAACTGTTATTTCTTTTGGCGAAGGGAAATTAAAAGCAACTTGCACAGGAACTGCAGATCAAGGTGGACGCCAGCTTGAATTTTCATATGATGGCATCTTCTATGAAATTTTAGATGAACTTGGGGAAATGCCGCTTCCTCCATATATTAAAGAGACGCTGGAAGATCGCGATCGCTATCAAACAGTATATGCGAAAGAAATCGGTTCAGCAGCAGCGCCGACTGCGGGACTTCACTTTACAGAAGAGTTACTTGAGAAGTTAAAGCAAAAAGGCGTTCAGTTAGCATTCATTACACTTCACGTAGGACTTGGAACATTTAGACCAGTTTCTGCAGACACGATTGAAGAACACCATATGCACGCAGAATATTATCATATGTCTGAAGAGACAGCGGCATTATTAAATCGTGTGAAACAGAATGGTGGACGTATTATTACTGTAGGTACGACATCAACTCGTACGTTAGAAACAATTGCAACAGATCATGACGGTAAGCTCTGCGCCGCTTCTGGATGGACAGATATTTTCATGTATCCGGGATATGAATTTAAAGCAATTGATGGTTTAATTACAAACTTCCATTTACCGAAATCAACATTAATTATGCTTGTAAGTGCATTTGCAAATAGAGATAATGTACTTCATGCTTATAATGAAGCAGTAAAAGAAAAATATCGTTTCTTTAGCTTCGGTGATGCAATGTTCGTTGCATCTCACGCTAAAATGAGAAACAAATAA
- a CDS encoding DUF2905 domain-containing protein has product MTEMPKLLITAGILLIVVGLAWKFIGRLPGDIFVKKGNVTFYFPIITCIVLSIVLSFIMYIINRFK; this is encoded by the coding sequence ATGACGGAGATGCCAAAGCTGCTTATTACAGCCGGGATCTTACTCATCGTTGTTGGATTAGCTTGGAAGTTCATTGGAAGGCTTCCAGGCGATATTTTTGTGAAAAAAGGAAACGTTACCTTTTATTTTCCTATCATTACATGTATTGTGTTAAGTATTGTATTATCTTTTATTATGTATATAATAAATCGATTTAAATAA
- the ruvA gene encoding Holliday junction DNA helicase RuvA, translated as MFEYVTGYVEYVGPEYVVIDHNGIGYQIFTPNPYVFQRSKQEIRVYTYHYVREDIMALYGFKTREERLLFTKLLGVSGIGPKGALAILASGQTGQVVQAIEHEDEKFLVKFPGVGKKTARQMILDLKGKLADVVPDAFVDLFSDTERFDEKKGSSAELDEALEALRALGYAEREVSRVVPELLKESLTTDQYIKKALSLLLNGKR; from the coding sequence TTGTTTGAATATGTTACAGGTTACGTGGAGTATGTAGGGCCGGAATATGTCGTAATTGATCATAATGGAATTGGTTATCAAATTTTCACACCAAATCCGTATGTATTTCAAAGAAGTAAGCAAGAAATCCGTGTCTATACATATCATTATGTGAGAGAAGATATTATGGCACTTTACGGGTTTAAAACACGTGAAGAGCGTTTATTATTTACAAAGTTGTTAGGCGTGTCTGGCATTGGGCCAAAAGGAGCTCTTGCAATTTTAGCTTCTGGTCAAACAGGACAGGTCGTTCAAGCGATTGAGCATGAAGATGAGAAGTTTTTAGTGAAATTCCCAGGCGTCGGAAAGAAAACAGCACGCCAAATGATTTTAGATTTAAAAGGAAAACTAGCAGATGTCGTACCAGATGCATTTGTTGATTTATTCTCAGACACAGAACGTTTTGATGAGAAGAAAGGTTCATCAGCTGAGCTTGATGAGGCACTGGAAGCTCTCCGCGCACTTGGATACGCAGAACGCGAAGTTTCTCGTGTTGTACCAGAGTTATTAAAAGAATCATTAACGACGGATCAGTATATTAAAAAGGCACTTAGTCTTTTACTAAATGGTAAGAGGTGA
- a CDS encoding iron-hydroxamate ABC transporter substrate-binding protein gives MKRKLFILFTIMLVVLSIVGCSSQKEESKAKEQPKTKVVKHAKGEATIPVNPKRIVDLSGSTEELLLLGHKPVGTANTYKDKIQNHLTDKLDGVKAVGWYWAPKVDLEAVTALKPDLIILNNRQLKIYDQLEKVAPTVVLETNLEDWRGKFKEVGKLFDEEKKADKWIADYDKKADSLSKKIKEKTKDENFMFVAVTPQNFRVYGSFGYGDIIFNDLKLPATKGTDLKQTMAQVSLEGLVAFQPDQMFIVNFGGEADKVYEDYKNSAVWKDNKAVKNNHVYEVSNEVFNTKAFNPIGKDMLIDEIAKEILAKNK, from the coding sequence ATGAAACGTAAGCTATTTATTTTATTTACTATTATGCTCGTTGTTCTTTCTATCGTTGGCTGTTCTTCTCAAAAAGAAGAATCGAAGGCAAAAGAACAACCGAAAACAAAAGTTGTAAAACATGCTAAAGGTGAAGCTACAATTCCAGTAAATCCAAAGAGAATTGTTGACTTATCTGGATCAACAGAAGAACTATTACTTCTTGGACACAAACCTGTTGGTACAGCAAATACATATAAAGATAAAATCCAAAATCACTTAACAGACAAGTTAGATGGAGTAAAAGCAGTAGGTTGGTACTGGGCACCTAAAGTTGATTTAGAAGCTGTTACTGCTTTAAAACCAGACTTAATTATTTTAAACAACCGTCAATTAAAAATTTATGATCAACTAGAAAAGGTTGCACCTACAGTTGTTCTAGAAACAAACTTAGAAGACTGGCGTGGTAAGTTTAAAGAAGTAGGTAAGCTATTTGACGAAGAGAAGAAAGCAGACAAATGGATTGCAGACTACGATAAGAAAGCAGACTCTTTATCTAAAAAAATTAAAGAGAAAACAAAAGATGAGAACTTTATGTTCGTTGCAGTTACACCACAAAACTTCCGTGTATACGGTAGCTTCGGATACGGTGACATCATCTTTAATGACTTAAAACTTCCAGCAACAAAAGGTACGGATTTAAAACAAACGATGGCGCAAGTATCACTAGAAGGTCTAGTTGCATTCCAGCCTGACCAAATGTTTATTGTAAACTTCGGCGGCGAAGCTGATAAAGTTTACGAAGACTACAAAAACAGTGCCGTTTGGAAAGACAATAAAGCAGTTAAAAATAATCACGTATATGAAGTATCAAATGAAGTCTTCAATACGAAAGCATTCAATCCAATCGGAAAAGATATGCTAATTGATGAAATCGCAAAAGAAATTTTAGCTAAAAACAAATAA
- a CDS encoding BofC C-terminal domain-containing protein: protein MKWILIAMQAFVMMFCFVYGTNVKAEGPVPEVTKKEPEVTILLERMYVDGEVSEEILTEKVTDLEKFLQQYKEWQLVDRDDVQIVLQKKVDDISPLLKTSGYFGVSEEGILQIFKGVPKSDNAIHSFFQIDMKKLESYERAKLKRGIRIKSKEGFVKTIEKMKQYAVQSKKKSSSW, encoded by the coding sequence ATGAAATGGATACTGATTGCGATGCAAGCTTTCGTTATGATGTTTTGTTTCGTTTATGGAACGAATGTGAAGGCGGAAGGGCCAGTACCAGAAGTAACGAAAAAAGAACCTGAGGTTACAATTTTATTAGAGCGTATGTATGTTGATGGCGAAGTAAGCGAAGAAATACTTACAGAAAAAGTGACGGATTTAGAAAAGTTTTTACAGCAGTATAAAGAATGGCAGCTCGTTGATCGTGATGATGTACAAATTGTATTGCAAAAGAAAGTTGATGATATTTCTCCGTTATTGAAAACGAGCGGGTATTTTGGTGTTTCAGAGGAAGGGATATTACAAATTTTCAAAGGTGTACCGAAAAGTGATAATGCGATCCATTCTTTCTTTCAAATTGATATGAAAAAGCTTGAGAGCTATGAACGTGCGAAATTGAAACGTGGCATTCGTATTAAATCAAAAGAAGGTTTTGTGAAGACGATTGAAAAAATGAAGCAATACGCAGTTCAAAGTAAGAAAAAAAGCAGCTCATGGTGA
- a CDS encoding YhcN/YlaJ family sporulation lipoprotein, whose product MNTKVKVIAASLLVTSALAACGTPKDNNAMDGRNYNYERTSYNDTHQYRDNVTRNDRYTDYVTYRNGRNDTGYNYYRDVNYNGQIANPHPTRNITMNNSYINNDGKTAERITNRVKRMNNVDRVSTVVYGNDVAIAVKPRNTVTNETAMANEIRQAVANEVGNRNVYVSVRNDMFTRVDAMSTRLRNGTVTNDFNRDIVNMFRDIRYGLTGTVR is encoded by the coding sequence TTGAATACGAAAGTAAAAGTGATTGCTGCTTCTTTGTTAGTTACCAGTGCATTAGCTGCATGTGGTACACCGAAAGATAACAATGCAATGGATGGACGTAACTACAATTACGAGCGTACATCTTATAATGATACACACCAGTATCGTGATAATGTGACACGTAATGATCGTTATACAGATTATGTAACATATAGAAATGGTCGTAACGATACAGGATACAATTATTATCGAGATGTAAATTACAATGGACAAATTGCTAATCCGCATCCAACTCGTAATATTACAATGAACAATTCATACATTAACAATGATGGTAAAACAGCTGAAAGAATAACAAATCGTGTGAAACGTATGAATAACGTAGACCGTGTGTCTACAGTTGTATATGGAAACGATGTAGCGATTGCGGTAAAACCACGTAACACAGTGACAAATGAAACGGCGATGGCTAACGAAATTCGTCAAGCTGTTGCAAATGAAGTTGGAAACAGAAACGTATATGTTTCTGTAAGAAATGATATGTTTACTCGTGTCGATGCAATGAGTACGCGTCTACGTAACGGTACAGTTACAAACGATTTTAATCGTGACATAGTGAATATGTTCCGAGACATTCGTTACGGTTTAACTGGTACAGTGCGATAA
- the nadA gene encoding quinolinate synthase NadA has translation MSILEQVQPIETMLPERYYTMSTEDMEKRVREIKEKMGKMLFIPGHHYQKDEVVQFSDAVGDSLQLAQVAASNKDAKYIVFCGVHFMAETADMLTTDDQVVILPDMRAGCSMADMADIEQTERAWKELTKLFGDTMIPLTYVNSTAAIKAFCGRNGGATVTSSNAKQMVSWAFTQKERLVFLPDQHLGRNTAYDLGIPLDKMAVWDPHTDSLEYDGDIEEIQVILWKGHCSVHQNFTVKNIESVRKNHSDMNIIVHPECCYEVVAASDYAGSTKYIIDMIESAPPGSKWAIGTEMNLVNRIIQQHPDKEIVSLNPFMCPCLTMNRIDLPHLLWALETIERGEEINVISVDKQVTAEAVLALNRMLERV, from the coding sequence ATGAGTATTTTAGAACAAGTACAGCCAATTGAAACGATGTTACCAGAGCGTTATTACACGATGTCAACGGAAGATATGGAAAAGCGTGTTCGTGAAATTAAAGAGAAAATGGGGAAAATGTTATTCATTCCAGGGCATCATTATCAAAAAGATGAAGTGGTACAATTTTCAGATGCAGTAGGGGATTCACTTCAGCTTGCGCAAGTTGCAGCGAGCAATAAAGACGCAAAATATATTGTGTTTTGCGGGGTGCACTTTATGGCGGAAACAGCAGATATGTTAACGACAGATGATCAAGTTGTCATCTTACCAGATATGCGTGCAGGTTGTTCGATGGCGGATATGGCAGATATTGAACAAACAGAAAGAGCATGGAAAGAGCTCACGAAATTATTTGGAGATACGATGATTCCGTTAACATATGTGAACTCTACAGCTGCAATTAAAGCGTTTTGTGGTCGTAACGGAGGAGCAACAGTAACATCTTCTAATGCAAAGCAAATGGTATCTTGGGCGTTTACTCAAAAAGAACGTCTCGTCTTTTTACCAGACCAACATTTAGGGAGAAATACAGCGTACGATTTAGGTATCCCGTTAGATAAAATGGCAGTATGGGACCCACACACAGATTCATTAGAGTACGATGGGGATATAGAAGAAATTCAAGTAATTTTATGGAAAGGGCATTGTTCTGTTCATCAAAATTTTACAGTGAAGAACATTGAGAGCGTACGAAAAAATCATTCTGATATGAATATTATTGTACATCCAGAATGTTGCTATGAAGTTGTAGCTGCTTCAGATTATGCAGGCTCAACGAAATATATTATTGATATGATTGAATCAGCGCCACCTGGTAGCAAATGGGCGATTGGTACAGAAATGAATTTAGTGAACCGAATTATTCAGCAACATCCAGATAAAGAAATTGTTTCACTTAATCCATTTATGTGTCCGTGCTTAACGATGAACCGAATTGATCTGCCTCACTTATTATGGGCACTTGAAACGATAGAAAGAGGAGAAGAAATTAACGTTATTAGCGTAGACAAACAAGTAACGGCAGAAGCGGTTCTTGCATTAAATCGTATGTTAGAGCGTGTGTAA